The Methanofastidiosum sp. genome has a window encoding:
- a CDS encoding PQQ-binding-like beta-propeller repeat protein, which produces MRKILLLFSTFILFLILSGTVSSSNVLWNADTEKTAYSVDINQDGSFIVVGSLDNNFYLLSKEGNILWKFLANDRALSVDITPKGSYIVGGSRDKNIYFFSNNGELLWTFPTENTVESVAISFDGSKIIAGSDDGVAYLLSREGGLLWKLETNAPVTAVEITPDGEYVVVGSNDHNVYLLSHDGKILWSMDTAAEVNSVDISFDGNYITAGTKNGWIHIISKTGETLCKSKRNDGVINVKINPSGEYIVAGSREGGVYLISNNGQQLWKSLDDKGIYSVSINPDGTLIAAGSMDKIYVLSDKGKEIWSYQTFDDPYYMYSINSLVLSLDSSSLVSTSREKVFLFNIGEKKEFDANKYISDKNDNPNENESNQETVETKENTTKETKGIFDIILRLLGIRK; this is translated from the coding sequence ATGAGAAAGATACTATTGCTATTTTCCACTTTTATTTTGTTTTTGATATTATCTGGAACAGTTTCTTCTTCCAACGTTCTTTGGAATGCTGATACTGAAAAAACAGCATATTCTGTAGATATAAACCAAGATGGTTCATTTATTGTTGTTGGGTCACTTGATAATAACTTCTATCTTTTGTCAAAAGAAGGGAACATATTATGGAAATTTCTAGCAAATGATAGGGCACTTTCTGTAGATATAACTCCTAAAGGATCTTATATTGTTGGTGGATCAAGAGATAAAAATATCTATTTCTTTTCAAACAATGGAGAGTTACTCTGGACTTTTCCCACCGAAAACACAGTAGAATCTGTTGCAATCTCATTTGATGGGTCAAAAATAATTGCTGGATCCGACGATGGAGTGGCATATTTATTATCAAGAGAAGGAGGTCTCCTCTGGAAACTTGAAACTAATGCCCCAGTTACAGCAGTCGAAATAACTCCTGATGGAGAGTATGTTGTAGTTGGATCAAATGACCATAACGTATACCTATTATCCCATGACGGGAAAATCCTTTGGAGCATGGATACAGCTGCTGAAGTCAATTCTGTCGATATTAGTTTTGATGGCAATTATATTACTGCCGGCACAAAAAATGGTTGGATCCACATCATCTCGAAAACCGGAGAAACATTGTGCAAATCTAAAAGAAATGATGGAGTAATAAATGTTAAAATCAATCCTAGTGGAGAGTATATAGTTGCAGGTTCTAGAGAGGGTGGCGTCTATCTAATCTCAAACAATGGTCAGCAGTTATGGAAATCTCTTGACGATAAAGGGATTTATTCGGTTTCTATTAATCCAGATGGAACTTTAATTGCCGCAGGCTCTATGGACAAAATTTATGTATTATCTGACAAGGGAAAAGAGATATGGAGCTATCAAACATTTGATGATCCCTATTATATGTATTCTATTAATTCTCTGGTACTCTCTCTAGATAGCTCAAGTTTAGTTTCAACGTCGAGAGAGAAAGTATTTCTGTTCAATATAGGTGAAAAAAAAGAATTTGATGCAAATAAATATATTTCTGATAAAAATGATAATCCCAACGAGAATGAATCTAACCAAGAAACAGTAGAGACTAAAGAGAATACTACAAAAGAAACTAAAGGAATATTTGACATAATACTTAGATTATTGGGAATTAGAAAATAA
- the pyk gene encoding pyruvate kinase, translating into MKKTKIVCTIGPSVSNYEMIKKLALSGMDVARLNFSHGTHSEHLKVINILKEVSEDTNKKIGILLDTKGPDIRIGEFNNTIHIVTDQEYIFSTKKAKDIIPLQNDISRFLKPNDKVLVDDGTLIFSVVRIEDKDIHLKALNEGNLRQKVSINIPENEYCPSAVTENELIDIKFGVKHEVDFIALSFASTKEDIIKAREIIKEDNGEQWIISKVESNFGIRNINDLIEYSEGIMVARGDLGVEIDLSKIPSVQRSIIEKCNVKGRPVIVATQMLNSMIENPRPTRAEVEDIASAIYSGADAVMLSGETAIGKYPLESVEMMVKVAIETEKELKPRSEYGPSKRVADVISSLVAKAVLLSDVKAIVTSTRSGYTACMVSRHKLSVPTYGMTNNAATARKLSVVWGINEVYLDKEKGGISKSVLHAANYLKNEGLNDNDYFVFTAGVSNSKKQRTNLLEIREIGEVLSS; encoded by the coding sequence TTGAAGAAAACAAAGATTGTATGCACAATTGGGCCAAGTGTTTCAAATTATGAGATGATAAAAAAACTTGCTCTTTCCGGAATGGATGTTGCAAGGTTAAACTTCTCTCACGGTACTCATTCTGAACATCTTAAAGTTATTAATATCCTAAAAGAGGTATCGGAGGATACCAATAAAAAGATCGGCATCTTGCTCGATACAAAAGGTCCAGACATTAGAATAGGAGAATTTAATAATACAATCCATATTGTTACAGATCAAGAATACATCTTTTCTACAAAAAAAGCAAAAGATATTATTCCATTGCAAAACGATATATCTAGATTCTTAAAACCTAATGATAAAGTCCTAGTTGATGATGGTACACTAATATTTTCAGTAGTAAGAATCGAAGATAAGGATATCCATCTAAAAGCCTTAAATGAAGGAAATCTCAGACAAAAAGTAAGTATTAATATCCCTGAAAATGAATACTGTCCTTCGGCCGTTACTGAAAATGAACTAATTGATATAAAATTTGGAGTAAAACACGAAGTTGATTTTATTGCACTATCTTTTGCATCAACTAAAGAAGACATAATCAAGGCACGAGAAATAATAAAAGAAGACAATGGCGAGCAGTGGATAATTTCCAAGGTAGAGTCCAACTTTGGGATAAGAAATATCAATGACTTAATTGAATATTCTGAGGGCATAATGGTTGCAAGGGGCGATTTGGGAGTTGAGATTGATCTTTCAAAGATTCCAAGTGTTCAGAGATCTATAATTGAAAAATGTAACGTAAAGGGCAGGCCAGTAATCGTTGCGACTCAGATGCTAAACTCTATGATAGAAAACCCGAGGCCAACAAGGGCAGAAGTTGAGGATATAGCCAGTGCAATTTATAGTGGTGCTGATGCAGTTATGCTATCCGGTGAGACTGCTATTGGTAAATATCCCCTCGAAAGTGTAGAAATGATGGTAAAGGTGGCAATTGAAACTGAAAAAGAGCTAAAGCCAAGGTCTGAATATGGCCCATCCAAAAGAGTAGCCGATGTAATATCTTCACTTGTTGCAAAAGCTGTATTATTATCAGATGTCAAGGCAATTGTTACTTCGACAAGGTCAGGCTATACTGCATGTATGGTCTCTAGACACAAACTATCAGTCCCCACCTATGGCATGACAAATAATGCCGCGACTGCCAGAAAGCTTTCTGTTGTATGGGGAATAAATGAAGTTTACCTAGATAAAGAAAAGGGTGGAATCTCAAAATCAGTCTTACATGCCGCCAATTATTTAAAAAATGAAGGATTAAATGATAATGATTATTTCGTTTTTACTGCTGGTGTAAGTAACTCAAAAAAACAAAGGACAAACTTGTTAGAAATAAGGGAAATAGGCGAAGTTCTATCTTCTTGA